A section of the Streptomyces sp. NBC_01591 genome encodes:
- a CDS encoding DUF397 domain-containing protein has product MIDKPSAGDASELEWFKSSYSSSGDGNDCVEVASTPGAVLVRDSKNVQGARLAFASGAWAGFVSYAAGH; this is encoded by the coding sequence ATGATCGACAAGCCCTCTGCCGGGGACGCTTCCGAGCTGGAGTGGTTCAAGAGCAGTTACAGCAGCAGTGGCGACGGCAACGACTGCGTCGAGGTCGCGTCCACCCCGGGCGCGGTGCTCGTGCGCGACTCCAAGAACGTGCAGGGGGCCCGGCTCGCTTTCGCCTCAGGCGCTTGGGCGGGCTTTGTCTCGTACGCCGCCGGGCACTGA
- a CDS encoding poly(A) polymerase yields the protein MRTSEEIYHRVRWDTRFDPARFVMGVAQRGTVPKRVPLPRFTPGGDIPWHRVLFFEADGELVWDRSSGMDRIDATDAGRVRAPRRLPSPYFISRTPHAYSAPEAAWTPMPEDAPTPEPPASLTLLTWNTLWDRYDSDRIDTARRRPLLLDALRAADADVIALQEAEPALLALLLAAPWVREGYTLWADPAGRDVTDCGLLLLSRVPVREAGLHALGPHKAVAAVVVDGPEGPVTVAVTHLSSDHSADGALRRDAELADLAPGLAAVEGDVTLLGDFNDGGDTPQDRLGMADAWSQVHGADDRTPTFDPSVNPLAAVSSLTGRVSRLDRVLVRSERLRPASAVLLGDVPAPDGLYVSDHFGVRVELAADAVSAALAAEDEAEEACAADAVRRVAAALHEGCVHLVGSRRMGCALPGADVDLVAALPGAVDLPGVRERLAAALPDAVGLREVTGARVPGLRFALGGLRVDLVTVATGGLPPAEAVARRAELGEAAATALSAVSDAEAVLAAADPHRAAFTRLARAVKAWARARGLDSAPCGGLPGLAWSVLAARTAHESGDLPPLPLLRHFFAAWATWDWDRAVGSGGTGGTGGSGATAGTGGLPLTVLTPTAPVRSCTPQVSPAGRDLVAEELFRAWEILESADDSDPVPHALLCAPPPLHAQHTAWALASVRPGPDEGRLRGRLLATAAALAGAGAPDSRIWPRPLTADGLAGYAIGLGATPPDGHRLAKIGAELLRGIPDASLARVELSDLRPTGDPAFAL from the coding sequence ATGCGTACCAGCGAGGAGATCTACCACCGTGTCCGCTGGGACACCCGGTTCGACCCGGCGCGCTTCGTGATGGGCGTGGCGCAGCGCGGGACCGTGCCCAAGCGGGTGCCGCTGCCCCGCTTCACGCCCGGCGGGGACATCCCCTGGCACCGGGTGCTGTTCTTCGAGGCGGACGGTGAGCTGGTCTGGGACCGGTCCTCGGGCATGGACCGGATCGACGCGACGGACGCCGGGCGGGTACGTGCCCCGCGCCGGCTGCCGTCCCCGTACTTCATCTCCCGCACGCCGCACGCGTACTCCGCACCGGAGGCGGCCTGGACGCCCATGCCCGAGGACGCGCCGACGCCCGAGCCGCCCGCCTCGCTCACGCTGCTGACCTGGAACACCCTCTGGGACCGCTACGACAGCGACCGCATCGACACCGCCCGGCGCCGGCCGCTCCTGCTCGACGCCCTGCGCGCCGCGGACGCCGACGTCATCGCCCTCCAGGAGGCCGAACCCGCCCTGCTCGCCCTGCTGTTGGCGGCGCCCTGGGTCCGCGAGGGCTACACGCTCTGGGCCGACCCGGCGGGCCGGGACGTCACCGACTGCGGGCTGCTGCTGCTCAGCAGGGTCCCCGTGCGCGAGGCGGGCCTGCATGCCCTCGGCCCGCACAAGGCGGTCGCGGCGGTCGTCGTGGACGGCCCGGAGGGACCGGTCACGGTCGCGGTGACCCATCTCAGCAGTGACCACTCGGCCGACGGCGCCCTTCGGCGCGATGCCGAACTGGCCGATCTGGCACCGGGGTTGGCGGCGGTCGAGGGCGATGTGACGCTGCTCGGCGACTTCAACGACGGCGGGGACACGCCGCAGGACCGGCTGGGGATGGCGGACGCCTGGAGCCAGGTGCACGGCGCGGACGACCGGACGCCCACCTTCGACCCGTCGGTCAACCCGCTGGCCGCCGTCTCCTCGCTGACCGGGCGGGTGTCCCGGCTGGACCGGGTGCTGGTCCGCTCGGAGCGGCTGCGGCCCGCCTCGGCGGTGCTGCTGGGCGACGTGCCGGCGCCGGACGGGCTGTACGTCTCGGACCACTTCGGGGTACGCGTGGAGCTGGCCGCCGACGCGGTGTCGGCGGCGCTCGCCGCGGAAGACGAGGCGGAGGAGGCGTGCGCGGCCGATGCCGTGCGCCGGGTGGCCGCCGCCCTGCACGAAGGGTGCGTCCACCTGGTCGGCTCCCGGCGGATGGGCTGTGCGCTGCCCGGCGCGGATGTGGACCTGGTCGCGGCGCTGCCCGGCGCCGTGGATCTGCCGGGGGTGCGGGAGCGACTGGCCGCCGCCCTGCCGGACGCGGTCGGCCTGCGCGAGGTGACCGGTGCCCGCGTACCGGGCCTGCGCTTCGCCCTCGGCGGCCTGCGGGTGGACCTGGTGACCGTGGCGACGGGCGGCCTGCCCCCGGCCGAGGCGGTGGCCCGGCGCGCCGAGCTGGGCGAGGCGGCGGCCACGGCGCTCAGCGCGGTGAGCGACGCGGAGGCCGTGCTCGCGGCGGCGGACCCGCACCGGGCGGCGTTCACCCGGCTCGCCCGCGCGGTGAAGGCCTGGGCGCGGGCGCGCGGGCTGGACTCCGCCCCGTGCGGTGGACTGCCGGGCCTCGCCTGGTCCGTGCTGGCGGCCCGTACCGCCCACGAGTCTGGCGACCTGCCGCCGCTCCCCCTGCTCAGGCACTTCTTCGCGGCCTGGGCCACCTGGGACTGGGACCGCGCGGTCGGCTCCGGCGGGACGGGCGGCACCGGCGGCTCAGGCGCGACCGCCGGGACCGGCGGACTCCCCCTCACCGTGCTGACCCCGACCGCCCCCGTCCGCTCCTGCACCCCGCAGGTCTCCCCCGCCGGCCGCGACCTCGTCGCCGAGGAACTCTTCCGCGCCTGGGAGATCCTGGAGTCCGCCGACGACTCCGACCCCGTACCGCACGCCCTGCTCTGCGCCCCACCGCCGCTGCACGCGCAGCACACCGCCTGGGCCCTCGCCTCCGTGCGGCCCGGCCCCGACGAGGGGCGGCTGCGCGGCCGTCTCCTCGCCACAGCCGCCGCCCTCGCCGGGGCGGGCGCCCCGGACTCCCGTATCTGGCCGCGCCCGCTCACCGCCGACGGTCTGGCGGGATACGCGATCGGCCTGGGCGCTACGCCGCCCGACGGGCACCGGCTGGCGAAGATCGGGGCGGAGCTCCTGCGCGGCATCCCGGACGCCTCGCTGGCCCGGGTGGAACTGTCCGATCTCCGGCCGACCGGAGACCCGGCTTTCGCCCTCTGA